Proteins from a single region of Lasioglossum baleicum chromosome 1, iyLasBale1, whole genome shotgun sequence:
- the LOC143213429 gene encoding lymphokine-activated killer T-cell-originated protein kinase, which produces MAEFKTPTMKRYKSRLQDNPELQTPIKIPASPFLEQIGYGCGVSVFSLERSPKVGFVRSPWAIKKRNRKVHEDKKYDERIRFEAEVLRKLSHPNIVGFRAFTEVSNGKQIDPCLAMEKLDASLGDKIEQKLDAGEDQFPAKDIMKITYEIAKGLQYLHHTAHILHGDMKSYNVLVSADYSRVKLCDFGVSVPLTESLEMDTSKEEFIYVGTESWTCPEIIHEGGPVTNKADIWACGLVVWEMISLSVPHLENIDIDEYCADDSMTDTSMDSSMTAAKYDESMDDSIVFLKEIENVKFGTRPPLPAIQLGKEYDHVLELFFACTATDYKVRPSAIGLVKYFENYIYKGKPFSQACK; this is translated from the exons ATGGCCGAGTTCAAGACACCGACGATGAAGAGATACAAAAGTAGACTTCAGGACAATCCGGAACTACAGACGCCCATTAAAATACCGGCATCGCCATTCTTAGAACAGATAGGTTATGGATGTG GTGTTAGCGTGTTTTCTTTGGAAAGATCACCGAAAGTAGGTTTCGTTCGATCACCATgggcaataaaaaaaagaaatcggaaGGTCCACGAAGACAAAAAGTACGATGAACGTATTCGATTTGAGGCAGAGGTGCTTCGCAAATTAAGTCATCCGAACATCGTTGGTTTTCGAGCATTCACCGAAGTTTCGAACGGCAAACAAATCGATCCATGCCTGGCAATGGAGAAATTAGATGCTTCTTTAG GAGATAAAATAGAACAGAAACTCGATGCTGGCGAGGACCAGTTTCCAGCTAAAGACAttatgaaaataacatatgAAATTGCCAAAGGACTCCAATACTTGCATCACACTGCACACATTTTACATGGCGATATGAAGAGCTATAATGTGTTGGTTTCTGCAGATTACAGTAGAGTTAAACTTTGTGACTTTGGAGTATCTGTACCTCTCACGGAATCTTTAGAAATGGATACTTCAAAGGAGGAGTTTATATACGTGGGAACTGAGAGTTGGACCTGCCCTGAAATAATACATG agGGTGGACCAGTCACAAACAAGGCAGACATTTGGGCATGTGGCCTGGTTGTTTGGGAAATGATATCTCTGTCGGTACCTCATTTAGAAAATATTGATATCGATGAGTATTGTGCTGATGATTCAATGACAGACACAAGCATGGACAGCAGTATGACAGCTGCAAAATATGATGAGAGCATGGATGACAGTATCGTTTTCCTTAAAGAAATCGAGAATGTAAAATTTG GTACACGTCCTCCATTACCTGCTATTCAACTTGGAAAAGAATATGATCATGTGCTTGAACTATTCTTTGCTTGCACTGCCACGGATTATAAAGTTAGACCAAGTGCAATAGGTCTTGTTAAATACTTTGAAAACTACATATACAAAGGCAAG CCATTTTCTCAAGCTTGCAAGTGA
- the LOC143213472 gene encoding putative G-protein coupled receptor B0563.6, with product MLTGVLKGTLLCCENENLTWTDAANANRSILHEAAPLLRIIYRIAIPTIVASGLFGNVLILVVLSTPLFRGIAYMYLKGIALAHVGVLVSWIPIFVRLGYGMQNNYPSGFYHAHMELVAMNIFAVASILIMTCLILDRYIFIFFPARIRSRNARKNVRSIILCSFIVGFAISAPLTKMRTLHEQSAGAGIQFTLQENTSVTQHPVWQAYIWIMEIAVRLCPTLILLLLNSVVVKRFLHLNAKKREFQSVSDKYRTANLPETSLLTRNRGYREEQHLAALMSVMAVCFVVTMIPSIVLPFLYNNYETLDVGYHLFRAFAAVAELCNYAAHILIYLSCSKEFREELLKILQNKCRTNIEEDIERPIGEIEDYSRHGTTVRLTPEPTKLNSPGSTSKQNPVEEDGESELLNASDIV from the exons ATGCTAACGGGAGTTCTGAAAGG AACTCTCCTGTGCTGCGAAAATGAGAATCTTACGTGGACCGACGCCGCCAATGCAAACAGAAGTATCCTTCACGAAGCCGCACCTTTGTTAAGAATTATTTACAGGATAGCAATACCAACGATCGTAGCCAGCGGTCTTTTTGGAAATGTTTTAATATTGGTAGTGTTGTCCACACCGCTGTTCCGTGGAATCGCTTATATGTATCTCAAGGGAATAGCTCTTGCGCACGTTGGCGTTCTAGTATCTTGGATACCAATAT TTGTTAGACTGGGTTATGGCATGCAGAACAATTATCCGTCCGGGTTCTACCACGCTCATATGGAGTTGGTCGCAATGAACATTTTCGCCGTGGCGAGTATCTTGATAATGACTTGCTTGATCCTCGATCGATACATTTTCATCTTCTTCCCGGCTCGTATTCGGAGCAGAAACGCGCGGAAGAATGTCCGCTCCATCATCCTGTGCTCGTTCATCGTCGGATTCGCG ATCAGTGCTCCGCTAACAAAAATGAGAACGTTGCACGAACAGTCGGCGGGTGCAGGTATTCAGTTCACCTTGCAGGAGAACACTTCCGTTACCCAGCATCCCGTGTGGCAGGCGTACATATGGATCATGGAGATCGCGGTGCGCCTTTGTCCGACATTGATTCTTCTTCTATTGAACAGCGTGGTCGTTAAGAGATTTCTGCACCTGAATGCAAAGAAAAGGGAGTTTCAATCGGTCTCTGACAAGTATCGCACTGCGAATCTACCCGAAACGTCTCTGTTGACCCGTAATCGCGGATACAG AGAAGAACAGCACCTTGCTGCACTGATGTCGGTCATGGCGGTGTGTTTTGTAGTGACTATGATTCCGTCGATCGTACTCCCgtttttgtataataattacgAGACCCTGGATGTAGGCTACCATCTATTCCGCGCGTTCGCCGCGGTTGCCGAGCTTTGCAATTACGCTGCTCACATTCTCATATACTTGTCCTGCAGCAAAGAATTTCGCGAAGAATTGCTGAAAATTCTTCAG AATAAGTGCAGGACGAACATAGAGGAAGACATCGAACGACCAATTGGGGAAATTGAAGATTATAGCAGACACGGTACTACGGTTCGATTGACTCCTGAACCGACGAAATTAAATTCTCCCGGCTCCACGAGCAAACAAAATCCTGTGGAAGAAGATGGGGAATCGGAATTATTGAATGCTTCTGACATTGTATAA
- the LOC143213419 gene encoding uncharacterized protein LOC143213419 — translation MRPNVMGSIFWTVQFVNFCIVASRTLGSYDSCPCVPSTGCPDDFQLSIDNQVLILPCESRNLVRCCSTKPRSIESARASELPRNSESTLLKINEAEAGTTELNISMHIKENIEGDVTTESHGTEDLDNNVAAETSESKSMDSTDVNRVPLQHPRTELPPKPRLAIAKAQNEEIPNSPRTVSFTASKDRQVKNGRLATPIQPFQPDEDESDILDFIREVKFFESRRTVPKQPDLLQNIPRRINSAPSKAVILNKGYFNMNVRVLSTAKRLSEKMSDLAKQKTLLEAALTPDRVSAQATNENASSVSELDVAQRDDTSIRNLPHPEDTDDVKRVARSHASEPNEEPEEDRRSKSLSPRAKTGNQVEAETVPVKPFKRPPRILPVRHLSKEETDSTKFTSSRERAISLFNKSNESRRKQVSLLANRNDSNFSKINSSKSSSSTTEQTETETLIETESSTDGSVNLLIEENVHRSSDAVREDVEKKVNKDV, via the exons ATGAGGCCGAACGTGATGGGATCTATCTTTTG GACGGTGCAATTTGTCAACTTCTGCATCGTTGCATCGAGGACCCTAGGATCGTACGATTCTTGCCCTTGTGTCCCTTCCACCGGATGCCCGGATGATTTTCAGCTTTCGATCGATAACCAAGTGTTAATACTGCCTTGTGAAAGCAGGAATTTAGTGAGATGTTGCTCAACAAAACCGAGATCGATAGAATCGGCGCGTGCGAGTGAACTTCCACGGAATTCAGAGAGCACGctattgaaaataaatgaagcagAAGCAGGTACAACTGAATTAAACATTTCGATgcatattaaagaaaatattgaagGGGATGTAACGACCGAGTCGCATGGGACGGAAGATCTTGATAATAATGTAGCTGCGGAAACATCTGAAAGTAAAAGTATGGACTCTACAGATGTAAATCGGGTACCATTGCAACATCCGAGAACGGAATTGCCTCCAAAACCAAGGCTGGCGATTGCTAAAGCACAGAATGAGGAAATCCCAAATTCCCCGAGAACTGTTAGTTTTACAGCCTCGAAAGATCGTCAAGTGAAGAACGGCCGATTAGCAACGCCGATCCAACCTTTCCAGCCGGACGAGGATGAATCGGATATACTAGACTTCATTCGTGAAGTAaaattcttcgagagtcgcagAACAGTTCCAAAGCAACCGGATCTGCTCCAGAATATCCCAAGAAGGATCAACTCCGCTCCTTCCAAAGCGGTAATTTTGAACAAGGGCTATTTTAATATGAACGTTCGAGTCCTATCGACAGCGAAGAGGTTGTCTGAAAAAATGAGCGATCTCGCGAAGCAGAAAACGTTATTAGAAGCGGCTCTCACGCCCGATAGAGTATCCGCTCAAGCGACCAACGAAAATGCAAGCTCAGTGAGCGAACTTGATGTGGCACAGCGTGACGATACGTCGATTAGAAATTTACCGCACCCGGAAGACACCGATGATGTGAAACGAGTCGCTCGTAGTCATGCCTCGGAACCCAATGAAGAGCCCGAGGAAGATAGAAGATCGAAATCTTTATCACCGAGAGCGAAAACAGGGAATCAAGTAGAAGCCGAGACTGTTCCTGTGAAGCCCTTCAAGAGGCCACCGAGGATTTTGCCTGTAAGACATCTTTCGAAAGAAGAAACCGATTCAACTAAATTTACAAGCTCGAGAGAGCGGGCTATAAGTTTATTCAACAAGTCGAACGAGTCGAGGAGGAAACAGGTATCTCTTCTTGCCAACAGAAACGATTCGAATTTCTCGAAAATTAATTCGTCGAAATCCAGTTCCTCAACCACGGAACAAACCGAAACTGAAACTTTAATCGAAACTGAAAGCAGCACGGACGGGAGTGTGAATTTATTGATCGAGGAGAATGTTCATAGATCATCTGACGCGGTTCGGGAGGATGTAGAAAAGAAAGTAAATAAAGATGTATGA
- the LOC143213464 gene encoding syntaxin-1A translates to MVRDRMPELLACQTNSTAFGKRFIQDVHIQISQNKKLKQVLDEVEEIRGLIRLISENTAIVKDLYNNVLSHTNKDIQKELEVRTYSISQTSFRIQQKLRELGKDITAHDSSNLSNVIDGPAHLRIKALQYTTMIRLFSNIMEEYNMCMLRYHAKCRSLLQQQKTLIRKQITSEELDNLLESRENGLFIDNILEDTRIAKQQLADIQSRHKDIMKLEKSITEVRDMFTEMAFLVDKQSEQLNSVEYFAGRTASNVVSGRIDLKKSEKRSRRYRRRKLKICLVISIIIIILLLVFILCN, encoded by the exons ATGGTCCGTGATCGAATGCCAGAACTACTTGCC TGTCAAACTAACAGCACTGCATTTGGTAAAAGGTTTATACAAGATGTACACATCCAAATATCCCAAAATAAGAAACTCAAGCAAGTTCTGGATGAA GTCGAAGAAATTCGTGGACTGATTCGACTAATTAGCGAGAACACAGCTATTGTAAAGGATCTATACAATAACGTATTGTCGCATACGAATAAGG ATATACAAAAAGAACTGGAAGTTCGTACGTATAGCATATCGCAAACATCGTTTCGTATACAACAAAAGCTAAGAG aGTTGGGAAAAGATATCACTGCTCACGATAGTTCAAATTTGTCAAATGTCATCGACGGACCCGCGCATTTACGAATTAAAGCATTACAATACACAACGATGATAAGactgttttcaaatattatggAAGAGTATAACATGTGCATGCTGAGATACCATGCAAAATGCCGTTCACTTTTACAGCAACAAAAGACGTTAA TCAGAAAGCAAATAACAAGTGAGGAATTGGACAATTTACTTGAATCTCGAGAGAACGGTTTATTCATTGATAAT ATTTTAGAGGATACCAGAATTGCTAAGCAACAATTAGCAGACATACAAAGTAGGCACAAAGATATAATGAAGTTAGAAAAATCTATTACAGAAGTTAGAGATATGTTTACTGAAATGGCATTTCTAGTCGACAAACAG AGTGAACAATTGAATAGTGTAGAATATTTTGCTGGGAGAACTGCAAGTAATGTTGTCAGTGGTCGTATAGATCTCAAGAAATCCGAAAAACGTAGTCGCAGATATAGAAGG AGAAAGCTTAAAATTTGTCTGGTCATCAGTATAATAATTATCATTCTGTTACtagtatttattttatgtaattag